One genomic segment of Musa acuminata AAA Group cultivar baxijiao chromosome BXJ3-3, Cavendish_Baxijiao_AAA, whole genome shotgun sequence includes these proteins:
- the LOC103973415 gene encoding protein DETOXIFICATION 35-like isoform X1 yields MVVAVAGGGGVELELAAVGKEEEEEEEQEEAVVAQDCPPVRGVREAWELFTTESKKLWWIGAPIAFNVVCLYGFSSSTQIFVGHIGNLELSAVAVALNVVSTFSFGFLLGMGSALETLCGQAFGAGQIEMLGVYMQRSWIILVASSFLMCPIYIFAAPVLKLIGQDDKIADLAGHFTISIIPQMFALAFNFPTQKFLQAQSKVVALAWIGFVALLLHIALLVLFIFVFGWGLGGAAAAFNVSAWVVSLSQVAYVMVWCKDGWTGLSWSAFRDIWAFVRLSLASAIMLCLEVWYMMILTVLTGHLDNAEIAVGSISICMNINGWEGMIFIGLNAAISVRVSNELGSGRPRATRYAVVVVLVQSLAIGLLCMTIILATRNHFSVIFTSDRDMQRAVADIAYLLGITMVLNSVQPVISGVAVGGGWQALVAYINLGCYYIFGLPLGFLMGYALHWGVQGIWFGMLCGTFVQTLVLLFIIWNTDWKAEVRICIAAKIMLRYLSQSTQKLKWSSSC; encoded by the exons atggtTGTAGCTGTGGCGGGTGGGGGCGGGGTCGAGCTGGAGTTGGCGGCAgtggggaaggaggaggaagaggaggaggagcaggaggaggcCGTGGTGGCACAGGATTGCCCTCCGGTGAGAGGGGTGCGGGAGGCGTGGGAGCTGTTCACGACGGAGTCGAAGAAGCTGTGGTGGATCGGGGCGCCCATCGCGTTCAACGTCGTATGCCTCTACGGGTTCAGCTCCTCCACCCAGATATTCGTCGGCCACATCGGCAACCTCGAGCTCTCCGCCGTCGCCGTCGCTCTCAACGTCGTATCCACCTTCTCCTTCGGCTTCCTT CTCGGCATGGGGAGTGCACTGGAAACCCTTTGCGGGCAAGCCTTCGGAGCCGGTCAGATCGAGATGCTGGGCGTGTACATGCAGCGCTCCTGGATAATCCTTGTAGCTTCTTCGTTCCTCATGTGCCCGATCTACATATTTGCTGCGCCGGTGCTGAAGCTCATCGGCCAGGACGATAAGATCGCTGACCTCGCCGGCCACTTCACCATCAGCATCATCCCCCAGATGTTCGCACTGGCGTTCAACTTCCCCACCCAGAAGTTCCTTCAGGCACAGAGCAAAGTGGTTGCCCTGGCTTGGATCGGTTTCGTGGCTCTCCTCCTCCACATCGCGCTGCTGGTCCTCTTCATCTTCGTCTTCGGATGGGGATTGGGCGGGGCAGCCGCTGCCTTCAACGTATCGGCATGGGTGGTCTCGCTGTCCCAGGTGGCGTATGTGATGGTCTGGTGCAAGGACGGGTGGACCGGCCTCTCCTGGTCGGCCTTCAGGGATATCTGGGCATTTGTTAGGTTGTCACTTGCTTCTGCAATCATGCTTTGCCTCGAGGTTTGGTACATGATGATCCTCACCGTGCTCACCGGCCACCTCGACAACGCCGAGATCGCCGTCGGCTCCATCTCTATCTG CATGAACATTAATGGTTGGGAGGGCATGATATTTATAGGATTGAATGCGGCTATAAG CGTTCGGGTGTCCAACGAGTTAGGATCGGGTCGCCCCCGGGCTACAAGATACGCTGTGGTCGTGGTGCTCGTCCAGTCTCTGGCGATCGGCCTCCTCTGCATGACCATCATCCTCGCAACCCGGAACCATTTCAGCGTCATCTTCACGAGTGATAGAGACATGCAGCGAGCGGTCGCAGACATTGCGTATCTTCTGGGCATCACCATGGTGCTTAACAGCGTCCAGCCAGTTATCTCAG GAGTGGCCGTCGGAGGTGGCTGGCAAGCGTTGGTGGCTTACATCAACTTGGGTTGCTACTACATATTCGGCCTTCCTCTGGGGTTCCTAATGGGTTATGCACTCCACTGGGGAGTGCAG GGAATTTGGTTCGGTATGCTGTGTGGCACGTTTGTCCAGACGCTCGTTCTCCTGTTCATAATCTGGAACACCGACTGGAAGGCCGAGGTGAGAATCTGCATAGCGGCAAAAATTATGCTTCGTTACCTTTCCCAATCCACACAAAAGTTAAAATGGAGCAGCAGTTGTTGA
- the LOC103973415 gene encoding protein DETOXIFICATION 35-like isoform X2: protein MVVAVAGGGGVELELAAVGKEEEEEEEQEEAVVAQDCPPVRGVREAWELFTTESKKLWWIGAPIAFNVVCLYGFSSSTQIFVGHIGNLELSAVAVALNVVSTFSFGFLLGMGSALETLCGQAFGAGQIEMLGVYMQRSWIILVASSFLMCPIYIFAAPVLKLIGQDDKIADLAGHFTISIIPQMFALAFNFPTQKFLQAQSKVVALAWIGFVALLLHIALLVLFIFVFGWGLGGAAAAFNVSAWVVSLSQVAYVMVWCKDGWTGLSWSAFRDIWAFVRLSLASAIMLCLEVWYMMILTVLTGHLDNAEIAVGSISICMNINGWEGMIFIGLNAAISVRVSNELGSGRPRATRYAVVVVLVQSLAIGLLCMTIILATRNHFSVIFTSDRDMQRAVADIAYLLGITMVLNSVQPVISGVAVGGGWQALVAYINLGCYYIFGLPLGFLMGYALHWGVQGIWFGMLCGTFVQTLVLLFIIWNTDWKAEAAEAAERVRLWGGQEEYHEVQI, encoded by the exons atggtTGTAGCTGTGGCGGGTGGGGGCGGGGTCGAGCTGGAGTTGGCGGCAgtggggaaggaggaggaagaggaggaggagcaggaggaggcCGTGGTGGCACAGGATTGCCCTCCGGTGAGAGGGGTGCGGGAGGCGTGGGAGCTGTTCACGACGGAGTCGAAGAAGCTGTGGTGGATCGGGGCGCCCATCGCGTTCAACGTCGTATGCCTCTACGGGTTCAGCTCCTCCACCCAGATATTCGTCGGCCACATCGGCAACCTCGAGCTCTCCGCCGTCGCCGTCGCTCTCAACGTCGTATCCACCTTCTCCTTCGGCTTCCTT CTCGGCATGGGGAGTGCACTGGAAACCCTTTGCGGGCAAGCCTTCGGAGCCGGTCAGATCGAGATGCTGGGCGTGTACATGCAGCGCTCCTGGATAATCCTTGTAGCTTCTTCGTTCCTCATGTGCCCGATCTACATATTTGCTGCGCCGGTGCTGAAGCTCATCGGCCAGGACGATAAGATCGCTGACCTCGCCGGCCACTTCACCATCAGCATCATCCCCCAGATGTTCGCACTGGCGTTCAACTTCCCCACCCAGAAGTTCCTTCAGGCACAGAGCAAAGTGGTTGCCCTGGCTTGGATCGGTTTCGTGGCTCTCCTCCTCCACATCGCGCTGCTGGTCCTCTTCATCTTCGTCTTCGGATGGGGATTGGGCGGGGCAGCCGCTGCCTTCAACGTATCGGCATGGGTGGTCTCGCTGTCCCAGGTGGCGTATGTGATGGTCTGGTGCAAGGACGGGTGGACCGGCCTCTCCTGGTCGGCCTTCAGGGATATCTGGGCATTTGTTAGGTTGTCACTTGCTTCTGCAATCATGCTTTGCCTCGAGGTTTGGTACATGATGATCCTCACCGTGCTCACCGGCCACCTCGACAACGCCGAGATCGCCGTCGGCTCCATCTCTATCTG CATGAACATTAATGGTTGGGAGGGCATGATATTTATAGGATTGAATGCGGCTATAAG CGTTCGGGTGTCCAACGAGTTAGGATCGGGTCGCCCCCGGGCTACAAGATACGCTGTGGTCGTGGTGCTCGTCCAGTCTCTGGCGATCGGCCTCCTCTGCATGACCATCATCCTCGCAACCCGGAACCATTTCAGCGTCATCTTCACGAGTGATAGAGACATGCAGCGAGCGGTCGCAGACATTGCGTATCTTCTGGGCATCACCATGGTGCTTAACAGCGTCCAGCCAGTTATCTCAG GAGTGGCCGTCGGAGGTGGCTGGCAAGCGTTGGTGGCTTACATCAACTTGGGTTGCTACTACATATTCGGCCTTCCTCTGGGGTTCCTAATGGGTTATGCACTCCACTGGGGAGTGCAG GGAATTTGGTTCGGTATGCTGTGTGGCACGTTTGTCCAGACGCTCGTTCTCCTGTTCATAATCTGGAACACCGACTGGAAGGCCGAG